Part of the Polaribacter sp. Hel1_33_78 genome is shown below.
AGAAATTAAAGAATTTTTACCAATTCTTGATCTAATTCCAATAACAGACCTTTCTATTTTTTCTGCGTGAATTAAACATCCATCACCTATAACGGCTTTATTTAAAATAGTTCCGGATATTTTAGAAGTAGGGAGTACCCTGGCTCTTGTATAAATTCCTTTATTATCATATAAATTAAATTGAGGAACATCATCTGTTAATCCTAAATTGGCTTCAAAGAAAGAGTCTATATTTCCAATATCTGTCCAATAACCTTCATACTGATAGCTCAGTGTTTTGTGTTTTGCAATAGCTTGTGGAATAATTTCTTTTCCAAAATCATTTGTATCAGGGTTGTCCATTAATTTAATTAACAAATCTCTGTTAAATATATATATACCCATAGAGGCAAGGTAATCTCTACCCTGAGATTTCATCTCATCACCAACGTCCGATGTCCAGTTTGGTAACAATTCAGTACCCGGTTTTTCGATAAACGAAGTAATTACATTTTCTTCATTTGTTTTTAATAGCCCAAACTGAGTAGCATCTTTTGCGTTAACAGGATAGGTAGCTATTGATATTTCTGCGCCACTTTCTTCGTGTTTCTGAATCATATCATTAAAATCCATTTGATATAATTGATCACCAGAAAGAATTAAAGCATACTCAAAATCATTTGCTAAAAAGTGATGCATGCTTTGTCTTACTGCATCTGCAGTTCCTTGAAACCATTTATCACTATGAATAGTTTGTTCTGCCGCTAAAACATCTACAAAAGCAGAGCTAAAAAAACTAAAGTGATAGGTATTTTTAATATGGGCATTTAAAGAAGCAGAATTAAATTGAGTTAATACATACATTCTTTTGATATCAGAATTGATACAATTAGAAATAGGAATATCAACTAATCTATATTTTCCTGCAATAGGCACAGCAGGTTTAGATCTGTCTTTAGTTAATGGATATAATCTTGACCCTTGGCCTCCACCTAGAATAATTCCTAATACTTTATCATTTATCATTGCCTTATTTTTTTATTGATTTATATAATTCTTCTACTTGTTTTGCTATTGCTATCCAATCAAAATAATCTTCAACTCTTTTGCGACCTTTTTTAGCCATAGAGTTTCTTAATGAAGGATTACTAATTACGCTATTCACACCATTTGCCAAATCTTTAGCAAATTTATCTGGATTTATCGGCTCAAAAGGAGCGGATTTTTGCTGCTCTACAGGAATTAAAAAACCTGTTTCTCCATGAACAACAACCTCTTTTATTCCTCCAACGGCACTTGCAACAACTGCTGTTTTACAAGCCATAGCTTCAATATTTATAATGCCAAAAGGTTCATAAATTGATGGGCAACAAAATACGTCAGCATGAGAATATAATTGAATGATTTCTTTTTTTGATAACATTTTATCAATCCAGATTACATTCTTACGGCTTTTTTTAACCTCATTAACAGCATCCTCCATTTCTTTTCCAATTTCTGGGGTGTCTGGTGCACCCGCGCAGAGAACTATCTGAGTGTCTGGATTTATATATTTTATGGCATTTACTAAATGAATAATTCCTTTTTGTCTTGTAATTCTTCCTACAAATAGTACATAAGGGGTGTCTTTATCTATTCCATATTCATCTAAGGTAGAAGTTTCTGAAGTAGTAACGTATTCTTGAAGATTGATTCCATTATAAATCACTTTTACTTTGCTTTCGTCAACATTAAAATGTTTTAATACATCTTCTTTCGTTTCCTCAGAAACCGCAATTAATGCATCTGCCATTTCAATTGCTGTCTTTTCTATCCAAGAGGAAGCATCATATCCACGCCCTAGTTGTTCCCTTTTCCATGGTCTTAGCGGCTCTAACGAGTGGGTTGTAATGACTAAAGGAATACCATAACAAAGTTTAGCAATAATACCTGCGAAATGAGCATACCAAGTATGACAATGCACAATATCTGCATCAATTGCATCTGCGTTCATATGAAGCCCAGTACTAAGAGTTTTAAATACAGCTTTTAATTGATCATTTGAATTATCAAAAATAGGGTTATCAAAAGGAAAACCTTTCACCGTTAAACTTCCTTTTTTAGAATTTTGATCCCCAAAACACCGAACATCTACATTCATTAATTTAGATAATTCAGTTGCAAGGTATTCTACGTGAACCCCCGCTCCACCGTAAACATAAGGAGGGAATTCTCTAGTATAAAAAAGGGTTTTCATAAGTAATTTTGTGATGTTAATTTGTTTTGGCTTAATAGTCCATTAAAGTAGTAAATTGTAACCAAACCAACAAAATAACGAGGAAGGTTTCTCTTAGAATATTATTTTTATCAGTATGATAATATTAACATAATAGAAAAGACAAATAATGGCAATAAATCAGTATTCTTTGTCTTCTGTTAGAAATATTGTAATTATAAAAAGTTAGGTATTAAGCATTCCTGTGCTTATTGATTTCATCTTGTAATTGCCTTCGCAGTTTTTGTTCTCTTTCAATTGATTTTTTCTTATGACTATCAAATTCTTCCTCAACATAGTTCAAGTTTTCTTGAGCTTTTTTTGTTAGCACATTGCTTTTAGAAAATTTAAAAACGAAGAAAATTAAACAGAGGGTTAAGGCCGTAATGATAAACCATAAAATTATGTTGTAAGTTATTTTATTTAATTGTGCCCCAAATAAGGAAATTGAGTTTTCTTTTTGCAGAGCAACAGTTAAATCTAATTTAGTTTTATTAAAAGAGGTATTAAGTTTTTGAATGTTTTCTCTTTCCGTGTTTAATAAATTTTCTTTTTCAGAAATTATTTTTTTTGAGTTTTTTAAAGAGTCTAAAACATTTTCTTTTATTTTCTGAAATTTAACTATGTCTATTACTTTATATTTTTTACCGGTACCAGGAGGTCTAAACGTAGTTGATGTTCTGTAGACTTTATCAAACTGACCTTTTATTGAGTAATCTTCTACTCTAACTTCTTGTGAGAAAGAGGAAAAAGCGTTTATAATAAAAAGAATAAATAACATTTTAAATTTCATCTGTATACTTTTTTGATAATGTAAATTTATGAAAAAAACCCAAACAAAAAGTTTGGGTTTTTAAATATAAGCAAGTATTATTATTTATTTAATTTTCTCTACAACTGCCTTAAAAGCGTTTGGGTTGTTTACAGCTAAATCAGCTAAAACCTTTCGGTTTAATTCGATATTATTAGCTTTCACTTTTCCCATAAACTGAGAGTAAGACATTCCGTGTAAACGAGCTGCAGCGTTAATACGCACAATCCATAAAGAACGGAAGTTTCTCTTATTGTTCTTACGGTCTCTATATGCATAAAGCATACCTTTTTCAACCGCATTTTTTGCTACTGTATAAACGTTTTTTCTACGTCCGAAGTAACCTTTTGCTGCCTTCAAGATTTTTTTTCTTCTTTTTCTTGAGGCTACTGAATTTACTGATCTTGGCATAATTTCAATGTTTTTTGTAGTAGGCGATTCGTTTCGGAATACTTTTTATTTTGGCCTAGCTCCATGGTTAATAATTAAATTCCCTTATTAAACTTACTTTAAGTTTAACTGTTGCTTAATGTTAGACTCATCAGACTTGTGTACTAAAGTATCATGAGTTAACTTTAATTTACGTTTTTTAGACTTCTTCGTTAGAATGTGACTTTTGAACGCGTGCTTTCTTTTGATTTTACCAGTACCAGTAACTTTAAATCGTTTTTTGGCGCTAGATTTGGTTTTCATTTTAGGCATCTCTCCTTCGTTTTTATCTTGCTTATAAGATTTTTATTTTACTTTTTTTGGAGCAATAAACATAATCATTCGTTTACCTTCTAATTTTGGTAATTGCTCTACTTTACCATACT
Proteins encoded:
- a CDS encoding glucose-1-phosphate adenylyltransferase, translating into MINDKVLGIILGGGQGSRLYPLTKDRSKPAVPIAGKYRLVDIPISNCINSDIKRMYVLTQFNSASLNAHIKNTYHFSFFSSAFVDVLAAEQTIHSDKWFQGTADAVRQSMHHFLANDFEYALILSGDQLYQMDFNDMIQKHEESGAEISIATYPVNAKDATQFGLLKTNEENVITSFIEKPGTELLPNWTSDVGDEMKSQGRDYLASMGIYIFNRDLLIKLMDNPDTNDFGKEIIPQAIAKHKTLSYQYEGYWTDIGNIDSFFEANLGLTDDVPQFNLYDNKGIYTRARVLPTSKISGTILNKAVIGDGCLIHAEKIERSVIGIRSRIGKNSLISNTYMMGNDSYESLEQISKNNIEIVMGIGNRCYIHNCIVDKNCRIGDDVRINGGTHIENIETDSYMVKDGIVVIKKDATIPVGTIIG
- the glgA gene encoding glycogen synthase — translated: MKTLFYTREFPPYVYGGAGVHVEYLATELSKLMNVDVRCFGDQNSKKGSLTVKGFPFDNPIFDNSNDQLKAVFKTLSTGLHMNADAIDADIVHCHTWYAHFAGIIAKLCYGIPLVITTHSLEPLRPWKREQLGRGYDASSWIEKTAIEMADALIAVSEETKEDVLKHFNVDESKVKVIYNGINLQEYVTTSETSTLDEYGIDKDTPYVLFVGRITRQKGIIHLVNAIKYINPDTQIVLCAGAPDTPEIGKEMEDAVNEVKKSRKNVIWIDKMLSKKEIIQLYSHADVFCCPSIYEPFGIINIEAMACKTAVVASAVGGIKEVVVHGETGFLIPVEQQKSAPFEPINPDKFAKDLANGVNSVISNPSLRNSMAKKGRKRVEDYFDWIAIAKQVEELYKSIKK
- the rplT gene encoding 50S ribosomal protein L20, which translates into the protein MPRSVNSVASRKRRKKILKAAKGYFGRRKNVYTVAKNAVEKGMLYAYRDRKNNKRNFRSLWIVRINAAARLHGMSYSQFMGKVKANNIELNRKVLADLAVNNPNAFKAVVEKIK
- the rpmI gene encoding 50S ribosomal protein L35, which codes for MPKMKTKSSAKKRFKVTGTGKIKRKHAFKSHILTKKSKKRKLKLTHDTLVHKSDESNIKQQLNLK